In Calditrichota bacterium, a single genomic region encodes these proteins:
- a CDS encoding YjbQ family protein: MLVVNDFIDISTKGFTDIIDITHDVADAVRKSGINSGTVTVFISGSTAGVTTIEYEPGLLKDLPEAFEKIAPQRKGYHHDATWHDGNGFSHVRAAMLGASLTIPFQEKLLLLGTWQQIVVIDFDNRSRQRDVVVQIMGE, translated from the coding sequence ATGCTTGTAGTCAACGATTTTATCGACATTTCTACTAAAGGATTCACCGACATCATTGACATCACTCATGATGTGGCGGATGCTGTGAGAAAATCAGGCATTAACTCTGGTACTGTGACTGTTTTCATTTCCGGCTCAACCGCCGGAGTGACAACGATTGAGTACGAACCCGGCTTATTGAAAGATTTGCCCGAAGCTTTCGAAAAAATCGCTCCGCAAAGAAAAGGCTACCATCACGACGCCACCTGGCATGACGGAAACGGATTTTCTCACGTCCGGGCAGCCATGTTAGGGGCGTCGCTCACAATACCATTTCAAGAAAAACTTTTACTTTTAGGCACGTGGCAACAAATTGTCGTCATCGACTTTGACAATCGCTCGCGGCAGCGGGACGTTGTCGTGCAGATAATGGGTGAATAA
- a CDS encoding sugar kinase, giving the protein MSILVVGSVALDTVETPFGKTENTPGGSATFFSAAASHFDKVNVVGVVGDDFPFEEISFLRERGVNFEGLAQKPGKTFRWGGKYNEDLNDRETLFTELNVFEEFDPDLPENYREIPYVFLANIHPELQLKVLSQTINPKLVVLDTMNFWIEGTPELLKAVLKKIDIVIINESEVRLLSQEENLFIGAKKIQKMGPKTLVIKKGEHGALLLHEHEIFFAPAFPLENVTDPTGAGDSFAGGFVGYLAGTDKITPTNLRKAVLYGSALGAFCVEKFSFERLKEITKKDIEERYLDLRQMLRVE; this is encoded by the coding sequence ATGAGCATACTGGTTGTCGGTTCTGTGGCTCTCGATACTGTAGAAACTCCCTTTGGCAAGACGGAAAATACACCAGGCGGATCAGCGACTTTTTTCAGCGCCGCCGCCAGTCATTTTGACAAAGTCAACGTCGTCGGCGTGGTTGGCGATGATTTTCCTTTCGAAGAAATTTCTTTCTTGCGCGAACGAGGCGTTAATTTCGAGGGATTGGCACAAAAACCGGGCAAAACTTTCCGCTGGGGCGGGAAATACAACGAAGATTTGAATGACCGGGAAACTTTATTCACCGAGCTCAATGTTTTTGAAGAATTTGATCCTGATTTGCCGGAAAACTACCGGGAAATCCCCTACGTTTTTCTGGCAAATATTCATCCGGAATTGCAATTAAAAGTTCTGTCGCAGACCATCAATCCTAAATTGGTGGTGCTGGACACCATGAATTTCTGGATTGAAGGAACGCCGGAATTGTTGAAGGCTGTTCTAAAAAAAATCGACATTGTAATTATCAATGAATCCGAAGTGCGGCTGTTGTCTCAGGAAGAAAATCTTTTCATTGGCGCGAAAAAAATCCAGAAAATGGGACCGAAAACACTCGTCATAAAAAAAGGCGAACATGGCGCTCTGTTGCTGCACGAACATGAGATATTTTTTGCGCCGGCATTTCCGCTGGAAAATGTCACCGATCCCACTGGTGCGGGAGATTCCTTCGCCGGCGGATTTGTTGGTTATCTTGCCGGCACGGACAAAATTACGCCAACAAATTTGAGAAAAGCAGTGTTGTACGGCAGCGCGCTGGGTGCGTTTTGTGTGGAAAAATTCAGCTTCGAACGGTTAAAAGAAATCACCAAAAAAGATATCGAAGAACGCTATCTGGACTTGCGGCAAATGTTGCGGGTCGAATAA